One Argonema galeatum A003/A1 DNA window includes the following coding sequences:
- a CDS encoding response regulator transcription factor, whose translation MISDLLKGSGLNVTVASDGVEAMEYIQGRCPDLVVLDIVMPRMNGYELCRRLKADPKTQNVPVVMCSSKGEEFDRYWGMKQGADAYIAKPFQPTELIGTVKQLLRG comes from the coding sequence ATGATCTCAGACCTCTTGAAAGGAAGTGGACTGAATGTGACCGTGGCCAGCGATGGGGTCGAAGCAATGGAATACATTCAGGGTCGTTGTCCTGACTTAGTGGTCTTGGATATTGTGATGCCCAGGATGAACGGCTATGAACTTTGCCGTCGCCTCAAGGCCGATCCTAAAACCCAAAATGTACCAGTAGTGATGTGTTCTTCAAAAGGAGAAGAATTCGATCGCTACTGGGGCATGAAACAGGGGGCGGATGCCTACATCGCTAAACCGTTTCAGCCAACAGAACTGATTGGAACGGTCAAACAACTCCTGCGGGGATAG
- a CDS encoding RNA-guided endonuclease InsQ/TnpB family protein — protein MLRKVVSKKGKQSAQYPQNVKVLDGIIKFHGNIGELKAKIQRPIEEKIKTVTVSETPSGKYFASILFEVEGENTTTTEGEIYGIDLGLKHFAVARNGEKVFLYDNPTHLAKLEKNHKGQQQKLTQKDDSNSRRKYRKVVAKVYVCVACAWRLLVSNSRQDFLHKHQVKSYEYGSGCGRQRHPTGDDLRPLERKWTECDRGQRWGRSNGIHSGSLS, from the coding sequence GTGCTACGCAAGGTGGTATCAAAGAAAGGTAAACAGTCTGCTCAATACCCGCAAAACGTCAAAGTTTTAGATGGGATTATCAAATTTCATGGCAATATTGGCGAATTGAAAGCTAAAATACAGCGCCCGATAGAAGAGAAAATTAAGACTGTAACGGTCAGCGAAACACCTTCAGGTAAATACTTTGCGTCTATCCTGTTTGAGGTAGAAGGCGAAAATACGACAACTACCGAAGGTGAAATTTATGGCATTGATTTGGGGTTGAAACATTTTGCTGTTGCCAGAAATGGTGAAAAAGTATTCTTATACGACAATCCCACGCATCTGGCCAAGCTCGAAAAAAACCATAAAGGTCAACAACAGAAATTAACTCAAAAAGACGATAGTAATTCAAGACGCAAGTATAGAAAAGTTGTTGCTAAAGTGTACGTTTGCGTAGCCTGCGCTTGGCGCTTACTCGTAAGCAATTCACGTCAAGATTTCCTACATAAACATCAGGTAAAAAGTTATGAGTACGGTTCTGGTTGTGGAAGACAGCGTCACCCAACGGGAGATGATCTCAGACCTCTTGAAAGGAAGTGGACTGAATGTGACCGTGGCCAGCGATGGGGTCGAAGCAATGGAATACATTCAGGGTCGTTGTCCTGA
- a CDS encoding response regulator — translation MLPEQKHRILGYFIEEAKDHLNTIQQGLLSLQNTIDDPEMVKEVFRAAHSVKGGAAMLGIHSIQKTSHRLEDYFKELEERPIRVDRKLENLFLRVFDTLQSLLEHLQGPFGLTDDLAESVMSGVDPVFEELKQHLELLANGPSKATVVQPKPSGSSRELLLAAFKQDVMDVLRQMLQLFKPPSWPDSRPQLQECCSRLIGLGERFNLPAWINLVQMTENAIANPDNSCQTLAPVIIKEIKAAQELVLAGRPNDISIGEQLLALQPALIQAGSELEISDDEEDLFSIAFDPESTFDSQQTEVPDSFSFSSSDNDYDFAATTPDTALNNFAWSETPHTVRSAEPSGPEVGAAELNSLADLFEKEELDATWQEEEILADAAVESAPDMDGELDMDGENEFADLFEDVSPEPSRSASGQLDDDFSWFDDSFSEDEEDRSPVTLAHHLDIIDDIDEETLPDLFEDSSEKLAVAQDQFSLFDEAIFEEDSTRALAPAYLDLDNEDGGDDALLDLFESDSSIPTKQKPASDDDFSLFDEPFAAESTSKESGEAQEFNFNVRMSESDPGSHASPDSTDNLSELFVGLDEDDFWEELPQKEDIGFEAETPPEQISDDFSTEGSSDWDDDWANADEIANLEESPDFSSQFPSFEYEEQDLELQIEEEKVEPQISNLKSEINGESDFSDLDDTDITWADETDPEEIADLAAFTDDFDELDLFAETPAQPQEIKIATESAANDEADFNDLFDLNDFAADSQDLDFGSLSEQTLEADITYSDKKQEAAIYEATQNEPQARHQVLGTEESIDSFFSLDQETTTEFWGEEFEDPNVRSQDSRPDDESWLTPDQDIFSDSSSEDFWNMSPEGDANAASLMSDFDSDGGFDLFGSSDNALSAKPLAETESNGFDGSSDENWALTEEENPTDTIQADLENWDSAEDNLDDIFADPFSPSQNSAEYKQEDFALDFEAHVQNEEITVNPEGSTEENWMDWDTPQSEEGQRGRGAEGQRGRGAEETEAPVVDGTLDDFETSDFFDGSTATGMDFIDLPQTEMSRENDSDERETLAWLEDDFSTELDTSQELAQEDSDEEENDAFLALFQNPEDEEQDFSLNLETHRESGESQSSIEDFQLESFDDPAEFDFENGDVAGSSINEAGTGETEEHNLPLVSSEAQAGGDSLLDDFAELEGLLSVESSPSLTQERSVNTLESTVNALDDFAELEALLESESLEKPKTAAPRAAQSTPSVSSPVTEKGDTFDDDFAELERMVADADKGPGGMSGQKQRTAQAAPQKRQTRAWFEQTMKVPVKHMDNLSNLVGELVVNRNTLEQDQERLRLCLDNLLNQVQQLSDVGARMQDLYERTLLEASLLASRKNYRSSLSESSMFAHQLGGGDYDPLEMDRFTGFHSLSQEMIELIVRVRESTSDIEFVTDETEQVSRQFRQVSTQLQEGLTRARMVPFGEIERVFPLLRYVREKAAESGKEAEIRIEGRETLIDKLILEHFSDPLKHLVNNALAHGIESPEVRQRAGKPPVGRISIRAFHQGNQTVISFSDDGAGIDVDRVKAKAIEKGLITRDEGKTISRHDVHQLIYHPGFSVKDEADLLAGKGIGMDVVLTSLSEIRGTITTDSTPGKGTTFTIRLPLTLSICKALCCLSEKARIAFPMDGVEDALDIEKDRIQINEEGNQCIPWRDMILPFRPLSDLMTYHRQLGRGSVYGGSKEEDTISIVVLRTAGNFIALQVDQVLGEQEIVIKQIEGPIPKPLGVAGATVLGDGRIMPIGDVLELIDLSLGRIQQGGNIWRDRGTSITIEEKPVEPTVLIVDDSITVRELLSMTFNKAGYRVEQARDGQEAWDKLKSGLPCEIVFCDIEMPRMDGLELLSRLQKDPDLNHLPVAMLTSRGAEKHRQMAVERGARGYFTKPYLEEALLDAASRMLKGEVLVTSSSNA, via the coding sequence ATGCTGCCTGAACAAAAACACCGCATTTTGGGCTACTTCATTGAAGAGGCCAAGGATCACCTCAATACCATTCAGCAGGGTTTGCTGAGTCTGCAAAACACGATCGACGACCCAGAAATGGTAAAGGAGGTCTTCCGCGCTGCTCACTCGGTTAAAGGGGGGGCAGCAATGCTAGGTATTCACAGTATTCAAAAAACTTCTCACAGACTGGAAGACTATTTCAAAGAACTAGAAGAGCGTCCAATTCGGGTTGACCGAAAGCTAGAAAACCTGTTTTTGCGGGTATTTGATACCCTCCAGTCACTTTTAGAGCATCTTCAAGGCCCTTTTGGCCTGACGGACGATTTGGCCGAAAGTGTGATGTCGGGGGTTGACCCGGTATTTGAAGAACTCAAACAGCACTTAGAGCTATTGGCAAATGGCCCTAGTAAGGCCACGGTTGTACAACCAAAACCATCTGGGTCCTCTAGAGAGTTGCTGTTGGCAGCTTTTAAACAAGATGTGATGGATGTGCTGCGTCAGATGTTGCAGCTATTCAAACCACCATCTTGGCCGGATAGTCGGCCACAACTGCAAGAGTGTTGCTCCCGCTTGATTGGACTTGGCGAACGGTTCAATTTACCAGCCTGGATTAACTTGGTGCAGATGACCGAGAATGCGATAGCCAATCCCGACAATTCCTGTCAAACATTAGCGCCGGTTATCATTAAAGAAATCAAGGCAGCCCAAGAATTAGTCCTGGCAGGCCGTCCTAACGATATCTCGATCGGCGAGCAATTGCTAGCGCTTCAGCCTGCGCTTATCCAAGCGGGATCGGAGTTGGAAATATCCGACGACGAGGAGGACCTGTTTTCTATTGCTTTCGACCCTGAAAGCACGTTCGATTCCCAGCAAACAGAAGTCCCCGATAGCTTCAGCTTCTCATCTTCTGACAATGATTATGACTTTGCAGCTACAACCCCCGACACAGCATTAAATAACTTCGCTTGGAGCGAAACGCCGCATACCGTCAGATCCGCCGAGCCGTCAGGCCCAGAGGTAGGAGCAGCAGAACTCAATAGCTTAGCCGATCTTTTCGAGAAAGAGGAGCTAGACGCAACGTGGCAAGAAGAAGAAATACTCGCGGATGCTGCTGTTGAGTCTGCCCCTGATATGGACGGCGAGTTAGATATGGATGGGGAAAATGAATTCGCCGACCTGTTCGAGGATGTCTCGCCAGAACCCTCCCGATCCGCGTCCGGTCAATTGGATGACGACTTCAGCTGGTTTGATGATTCATTTTCTGAGGATGAAGAAGATAGATCGCCCGTGACTTTAGCTCATCATCTCGATATTATTGATGATATTGATGAGGAAACTTTACCCGATCTGTTCGAGGATAGCTCAGAAAAACTCGCGGTCGCACAAGACCAATTCAGCTTATTCGATGAGGCAATTTTTGAAGAAGACAGCACGAGAGCTCTAGCACCAGCTTATCTCGATCTCGATAACGAGGATGGTGGAGATGATGCTTTACTCGATCTATTCGAGTCAGATTCATCCATACCAACAAAACAAAAGCCAGCGTCAGATGACGACTTCAGCTTGTTTGACGAACCATTCGCGGCAGAAAGCACCTCAAAGGAGTCGGGAGAGGCCCAAGAATTTAATTTCAATGTCAGGATGAGCGAAAGCGATCCTGGATCTCACGCATCCCCGGACAGCACAGACAATCTCAGTGAATTGTTCGTCGGTTTAGATGAAGATGACTTTTGGGAAGAACTTCCCCAAAAGGAAGATATTGGTTTTGAAGCAGAAACCCCCCCAGAGCAAATTTCAGACGACTTCTCAACAGAGGGTTCGAGCGATTGGGACGATGATTGGGCAAACGCTGATGAGATCGCAAACCTGGAAGAATCCCCAGATTTTAGTTCTCAATTCCCAAGTTTTGAGTATGAAGAGCAAGATTTAGAATTGCAAATTGAAGAAGAAAAAGTTGAACCTCAAATCTCAAATCTCAAATCAGAAATTAATGGGGAGTCAGATTTTTCGGATCTAGACGATACGGATATAACCTGGGCGGATGAAACCGACCCAGAAGAAATAGCCGATCTGGCCGCATTCACCGATGATTTTGATGAGCTAGATTTATTTGCCGAAACACCCGCACAGCCTCAAGAAATCAAGATCGCTACAGAGTCAGCAGCAAACGATGAGGCTGATTTTAACGACCTGTTTGACCTTAACGATTTTGCTGCGGATAGCCAAGATTTAGATTTTGGCTCTTTGTCAGAGCAGACGCTAGAGGCAGATATCACATACAGCGACAAAAAGCAAGAAGCAGCCATATATGAAGCAACTCAAAACGAACCGCAAGCGCGACACCAGGTACTCGGAACAGAAGAAAGCATAGACTCATTCTTCTCCCTAGACCAAGAAACAACAACCGAGTTCTGGGGTGAGGAATTTGAAGATCCGAATGTGCGATCGCAAGACAGCAGACCAGATGATGAAAGTTGGCTCACACCTGACCAGGATATTTTCTCCGACAGTTCAAGCGAAGATTTCTGGAACATGAGCCCGGAAGGGGATGCAAACGCGGCGTCCCTGATGAGCGACTTTGACTCAGACGGAGGTTTTGACCTCTTTGGTAGTTCCGATAATGCCCTTAGCGCCAAACCATTAGCAGAAACCGAATCGAATGGGTTTGATGGGTCTAGTGACGAAAATTGGGCGCTGACTGAAGAGGAAAACCCCACAGATACAATCCAAGCGGATTTGGAAAACTGGGATAGCGCAGAAGATAATTTAGATGATATTTTTGCAGACCCATTTTCCCCAAGCCAAAACAGTGCCGAGTACAAACAGGAAGACTTTGCTCTAGATTTTGAAGCTCATGTTCAAAATGAAGAAATTACCGTCAACCCTGAAGGCAGCACAGAAGAAAATTGGATGGATTGGGATACACCACAGAGCGAAGAGGGGCAGAGGGGCAGAGGGGCAGAGGGGCAGAGGGGCAGAGGGGCGGAGGAGACAGAAGCGCCTGTTGTGGACGGTACGCTAGACGACTTTGAAACTTCCGACTTTTTCGACGGCTCAACAGCAACAGGGATGGATTTCATAGATCTTCCCCAAACCGAAATGAGCCGCGAAAATGACTCTGACGAACGCGAAACATTGGCGTGGTTAGAAGACGACTTCTCAACAGAGCTAGATACCTCGCAGGAATTAGCCCAAGAAGATAGCGACGAAGAAGAAAACGATGCGTTTCTCGCTCTGTTCCAAAATCCTGAAGATGAAGAGCAAGACTTTTCTCTAAATCTAGAAACTCATCGTGAAAGTGGGGAATCTCAATCCAGTATTGAGGACTTCCAACTAGAAAGCTTTGACGATCCAGCCGAATTCGATTTTGAAAATGGGGATGTGGCCGGATCTTCGATAAATGAAGCAGGGACTGGGGAAACAGAAGAGCATAATCTTCCCCTAGTCTCTTCCGAAGCGCAAGCGGGAGGCGATAGCTTACTTGATGATTTTGCCGAATTAGAGGGGCTGCTAAGTGTTGAGAGTTCACCGTCTCTTACACAAGAACGATCGGTCAACACCCTAGAGTCAACAGTCAACGCACTAGATGACTTTGCCGAACTGGAAGCCTTGTTGGAGAGCGAATCGCTAGAGAAACCGAAGACAGCCGCCCCAAGAGCAGCCCAATCAACCCCCTCAGTATCTAGTCCTGTTACCGAAAAGGGAGATACATTTGACGATGACTTTGCCGAGCTGGAGCGAATGGTCGCAGATGCCGACAAAGGACCGGGCGGAATGAGCGGACAGAAACAAAGAACCGCTCAGGCTGCTCCGCAGAAGCGTCAGACCAGGGCCTGGTTTGAACAAACCATGAAAGTGCCAGTCAAGCACATGGACAACCTCAGCAACTTGGTTGGGGAACTGGTAGTGAACCGCAACACCCTAGAGCAGGATCAAGAACGGCTGCGGCTGTGTCTGGATAACTTGCTCAACCAAGTGCAGCAACTGAGCGATGTGGGAGCTAGGATGCAGGATCTGTATGAGCGAACGCTTTTGGAAGCTTCTCTATTAGCTAGCCGCAAGAACTATCGCTCATCCCTGTCGGAAAGCTCTATGTTCGCACATCAATTGGGCGGTGGGGACTACGACCCCCTGGAAATGGATCGGTTTACGGGTTTCCACTCCCTCTCCCAAGAGATGATCGAACTGATTGTGCGCGTGCGGGAGTCTACTTCTGACATTGAATTCGTCACCGATGAAACCGAGCAAGTCAGTCGTCAGTTCCGGCAGGTAAGCACCCAACTGCAAGAGGGTTTGACTCGCGCCCGGATGGTGCCGTTCGGGGAGATCGAACGGGTATTTCCATTACTCCGGTACGTGCGAGAAAAAGCCGCAGAGTCGGGTAAGGAGGCGGAGATACGGATTGAAGGTCGGGAGACGCTGATCGATAAATTGATCCTGGAACATTTCTCCGACCCGCTGAAGCATTTGGTTAATAATGCTCTGGCTCACGGTATTGAAAGTCCAGAAGTGCGGCAACGCGCTGGTAAGCCACCCGTGGGTAGGATCTCGATCCGTGCCTTCCACCAAGGCAACCAGACGGTGATCTCGTTCTCGGATGATGGTGCCGGGATTGATGTGGACCGGGTGAAAGCTAAGGCGATCGAAAAAGGGCTGATTACACGGGATGAGGGTAAGACCATTTCCCGTCATGATGTACACCAACTCATCTACCATCCTGGTTTTAGCGTCAAAGATGAAGCGGATTTACTAGCTGGTAAAGGGATTGGCATGGACGTGGTTCTCACCAGTCTCAGCGAAATTCGCGGCACTATTACGACCGATTCCACGCCTGGGAAGGGAACTACTTTCACTATTCGACTTCCCCTAACTCTGAGTATTTGCAAGGCGCTGTGCTGCCTAAGCGAGAAGGCTCGGATCGCTTTCCCGATGGATGGTGTGGAAGACGCGCTGGATATAGAAAAAGACCGCATCCAAATTAATGAGGAGGGCAATCAATGTATTCCCTGGCGCGATATGATACTGCCCTTTAGACCTCTCTCCGATCTGATGACTTACCATCGTCAGTTGGGGAGGGGCAGCGTCTATGGCGGCAGCAAGGAGGAGGATACAATTTCGATTGTGGTGCTGCGTACTGCTGGCAACTTCATCGCTCTGCAAGTGGATCAGGTGTTGGGCGAACAAGAAATTGTAATTAAGCAAATCGAAGGGCCGATACCCAAGCCGCTGGGCGTTGCTGGTGCGACGGTGCTGGGGGATGGTCGGATCATGCCTATTGGGGATGTTTTGGAACTGATTGACCTCTCGCTGGGTCGCATTCAACAGGGTGGGAATATTTGGCGCGATCGCGGTACGAGTATTACGATCGAAGAAAAGCCAGTCGAGCCTACTGTGCTGATTGTCGATGATTCGATTACCGTGCGCGAACTGCTCTCGATGACGTTTAATAAGGCTGGGTATCGGGTGGAACAAGCTCGCGACGGTCAAGAAGCTTGGGATAAACTCAAGTCTGGTCTGCCTTGCGAAATTGTCTTCTGCGATATCGAAATGCCCAGGATGGACGGTCTGGAGTTGTTGTCTCGCTTACAAAAAGACCCGGATTTGAATCATCTGCCGGTAGCTATGCTGACTTCTCGCGGTGCGGAAAAACATCGCCAAATGGCAGTTGAGCGGGGCGCTCGCGGCTACTTCACCAAACCTTATTTGGAAGAAGCTCTGCTTGATGCGGCTTCGCGGATGCTCAAAGGTGAGGTGCTGGTTACTAGCAGCAGTAACGCTTAA
- a CDS encoding HAMP domain-containing methyl-accepting chemotaxis protein, which produces MASSTDYKQKYKQAETAYMQGNYEDAAVIVDRLVEDFPEDPGIRLLRGHISCGLQEYDQARQQYQLVLTLTDDDEYVNYANNGLEYVSQCETPPSDDTEPESPEDYDGNDTYTIDSPDFSDEQNEWQEDQYAAANGSNGLTLNGLDLDGDDEYQYPPSAPAPQFDQQLDNPFAQSNDEYDAGANEEDATAFIDPFATAQESVGYTAEPEYYSDELNPESQQWLSMDENQNWENYTEEVPGEDSPFSRESPMGVAQSNYEDEPELYPPGHQFDATFTPSQEQAYFDNSQSQAAEVPSSKIGKDKAGSEPPTYFRGPVTEDETILLGGEEPYAPSGQNLRPTWADTADRNGYNSQNNFDMDAFDAAFGDESDRSDEISYRASQMPSDAQMGKGTIGFLEEFDEFDDDLGNIPDFENLEDSGSLATPTSSSSGFGYEGGGSTTTGSRIQTDREDTSDRSAFGDDDIFPTTEPPIFIPQPADSRSLEPSVTVEQGWLAFFDNSSMAQKRWITAGVVGTISAVAVAVISLSSQIFYKPKNEDALKQLQYTGLAMAGIAGIVSSGATLVMVGLTEKHIRRATSDLQSQFDAVSQGNLNLQATVFSEDELGQLAAGFNQMTRIMLTTTSEATRRAEEQEQAKEDLQRQVIRLLDDVEGAARGDLTVQAEVTADVLGAVADAFNLTIQNLRDIVQQVKMAARQVNKGASDNERFARELSADALRQAEELAVTLNQVQGMTELIRRVADNAKQAEEVARSASAMALRGGEAVERTVASILGIRETVAETTRKVKRLAESSQEIAKIVALIAQIASRTNLLALNASIEAARAGEAGRGFAIVADEVRQLADRAAKALKEIEQIVLQIQSETGSVMMAMEEATQQVIEVTKRADQSKRSLDDIIQVSNRIDALVRSITADTVQQTQTSYNVAQVVQSVELTAQETSQEAQRVSGSLQHLVGVARDLLTSVERFRVETAER; this is translated from the coding sequence ATGGCATCCAGTACAGATTATAAGCAGAAATATAAGCAGGCTGAAACAGCCTATATGCAAGGCAACTACGAGGATGCGGCTGTAATAGTCGATCGACTCGTAGAAGATTTTCCCGAAGATCCGGGCATCCGTCTACTCCGGGGTCATATATCCTGCGGTTTGCAAGAATATGACCAAGCACGGCAACAGTATCAGTTAGTACTGACCCTCACGGACGACGACGAGTATGTTAATTATGCCAACAATGGCCTGGAGTACGTTAGTCAATGCGAAACTCCACCGTCCGATGACACCGAACCGGAAAGTCCAGAAGACTACGATGGAAACGATACCTACACGATCGATTCCCCAGACTTTTCAGATGAGCAAAATGAATGGCAAGAAGACCAATATGCCGCCGCCAACGGCAGTAATGGACTGACTTTGAACGGTTTGGATCTTGATGGCGATGACGAATATCAGTATCCCCCGTCTGCCCCTGCGCCCCAATTCGACCAACAGTTGGACAATCCTTTTGCCCAATCGAATGATGAGTATGACGCAGGAGCAAACGAGGAGGACGCAACCGCTTTTATCGATCCGTTTGCAACCGCTCAAGAATCAGTTGGCTACACAGCAGAGCCGGAATACTATTCGGATGAGCTTAACCCAGAGTCGCAGCAATGGCTGTCGATGGATGAAAACCAAAACTGGGAAAACTATACAGAAGAAGTACCGGGCGAAGATTCGCCCTTCTCTAGAGAAAGCCCAATGGGCGTAGCTCAATCTAACTATGAGGACGAACCCGAACTTTACCCGCCAGGTCATCAATTTGACGCGACATTTACGCCATCCCAAGAGCAAGCGTACTTCGATAATTCCCAATCTCAAGCGGCTGAAGTCCCTAGCTCCAAAATAGGCAAAGATAAAGCGGGATCGGAGCCTCCTACTTACTTTAGAGGCCCAGTTACTGAAGATGAAACAATTTTATTGGGAGGAGAAGAGCCATACGCCCCATCAGGTCAAAACTTACGCCCCACATGGGCGGACACAGCCGATCGAAATGGTTACAATTCCCAAAACAACTTTGACATGGATGCTTTTGACGCTGCCTTCGGTGACGAAAGCGACAGAAGCGATGAAATATCCTACAGAGCGTCCCAGATGCCATCAGATGCACAGATGGGGAAGGGGACAATCGGCTTTTTGGAAGAATTTGATGAATTTGACGACGATCTGGGGAATATACCCGATTTTGAAAACCTTGAGGATTCAGGCAGCCTAGCAACTCCCACAAGTAGTTCTTCCGGGTTCGGGTATGAAGGAGGAGGCAGTACAACGACAGGCAGCAGAATCCAAACAGATCGGGAGGATACTAGCGATCGCTCGGCCTTTGGGGATGATGACATATTTCCGACCACCGAGCCACCAATTTTTATCCCCCAACCCGCCGATAGTCGCAGCCTCGAACCTAGCGTCACAGTCGAACAAGGCTGGCTCGCTTTCTTCGATAACTCCTCAATGGCCCAGAAACGCTGGATCACTGCTGGGGTTGTCGGTACTATCTCGGCAGTTGCCGTCGCCGTCATCAGCCTGAGCAGTCAAATTTTCTACAAACCAAAGAACGAGGACGCACTCAAGCAACTCCAATACACCGGCTTGGCAATGGCTGGTATAGCGGGAATCGTCAGTTCTGGCGCTACCCTGGTGATGGTAGGACTGACAGAAAAGCATATCCGCCGCGCCACCTCAGATCTGCAAAGTCAGTTCGATGCCGTCTCCCAAGGCAACCTGAATTTGCAAGCCACGGTTTTCTCAGAGGATGAGCTGGGTCAATTGGCTGCTGGCTTCAACCAGATGACTCGCATCATGCTCACCACCACCAGCGAAGCAACACGCAGAGCCGAAGAACAAGAGCAGGCTAAAGAAGATTTGCAACGTCAGGTGATCCGCTTGCTGGATGATGTGGAAGGAGCCGCCAGAGGCGACTTAACCGTACAAGCTGAAGTCACAGCAGACGTATTGGGAGCTGTCGCCGATGCGTTTAACTTGACCATTCAAAACCTGCGCGACATCGTACAACAGGTGAAAATGGCAGCGCGTCAAGTTAATAAGGGTGCCTCGGATAACGAAAGGTTTGCCCGCGAATTGTCCGCTGATGCCCTCAGACAAGCCGAAGAACTCGCCGTGACGCTCAATCAAGTTCAAGGCATGACTGAGTTGATTCGACGGGTAGCAGATAATGCCAAACAAGCGGAAGAGGTGGCTCGCAGCGCTTCTGCGATGGCTCTTAGGGGCGGCGAAGCTGTAGAGAGAACGGTAGCCAGTATCTTGGGCATTCGAGAAACAGTGGCAGAAACCACGCGGAAGGTGAAGCGCCTCGCCGAATCTTCCCAGGAAATTGCCAAAATTGTGGCTTTGATCGCTCAAATCGCATCGCGTACCAACCTGTTGGCACTTAACGCTAGTATTGAAGCGGCTCGTGCGGGAGAAGCAGGCCGAGGCTTTGCGATCGTGGCAGATGAAGTGCGGCAATTGGCAGACCGAGCCGCAAAAGCACTCAAGGAAATCGAACAGATTGTGTTGCAAATCCAAAGCGAAACCGGCTCGGTAATGATGGCAATGGAAGAAGCAACCCAGCAGGTGATTGAAGTTACCAAACGGGCAGATCAATCCAAGCGCAGCCTTGACGATATTATTCAAGTGTCAAATCGCATTGACGCCCTGGTACGCTCCATCACCGCCGATACCGTGCAGCAAACCCAAACTTCCTACAACGTTGCCCAAGTGGTGCAATCCGTAGAGTTGACCGCTCAAGAAACTTCTCAAGAAGCTCAGCGCGTGTCAGGCTCCTTGCAACACTTGGTGGGCGTAGCGCGAGACCTGCTTACATCGGTGGAACGCTTCCGCGTGGAAACAGCAGAACGCTAA
- a CDS encoding chemotaxis protein CheW, translating into MVGSPDFLTSRGHDQAPEFQQLESPEGELHLRFYVASGMELALGAIGIREVISQPPDRITPIPNVSPLLLGTLNFRGRVIWVADLGQFLGDQVPLNTDRPEIPVIAIEDQDTMLGLAVDQIVGMDWLDVDLVQMPNNAPDSMAPFLRGEWVFDIEANEANQCLRLLDQVAILRSARWAA; encoded by the coding sequence ATGGTTGGGAGTCCCGACTTTTTAACTAGCAGAGGCCACGATCAGGCTCCCGAATTCCAGCAATTAGAAAGTCCTGAAGGTGAGTTGCACCTACGATTTTACGTTGCTTCCGGTATGGAACTGGCACTGGGAGCAATAGGCATCCGCGAGGTAATCTCTCAGCCTCCCGACCGGATTACTCCTATTCCAAATGTATCTCCTTTGCTTTTGGGAACTCTAAACTTTAGGGGACGGGTGATTTGGGTCGCTGACTTGGGGCAGTTTCTCGGAGACCAAGTTCCGTTGAATACAGACCGACCGGAGATTCCGGTGATAGCGATCGAAGATCAAGACACAATGTTAGGGTTGGCAGTTGACCAGATTGTTGGTATGGACTGGCTTGATGTGGATCTAGTGCAGATGCCGAACAATGCGCCAGATAGCATGGCACCCTTCCTTCGGGGTGAGTGGGTGTTTGACATTGAAGCAAATGAAGCAAATCAGTGTCTGCGACTGCTGGATCAGGTGGCAATTCTGCGATCGGCCCGGTGGGCAGCATAA